A window of Exiguobacterium sp. FSL W8-0210 contains these coding sequences:
- the treC gene encoding alpha,alpha-phosphotrehalase, which produces MITTTDWRKSAVYQIYPKSFYSPEGKATGTLRGVTAKLDYLADLGVDYLWLTPVYASPQNDNGYDVSDYYAIDPSYGTMDDFEMLLAEAKQRGLSVMMDIVVNHCSTSHSWFEEGRHPDSPYHDYFIWRETPNDWVSKFGGPAWSFDEVAGKYYLHLFDKTQADLNWENPRLREDVYNMMRFWRDKGVSGFRLDVINLISKTPGLPNDPEGDGRAYYTDGPNIHDYLQEMNAAVFAGHDLLTVGEMSSTSLEHCLQYSSLENQELKMTFNFHHLKVDYPNGEKWTAAPFDFKQLKQIFSDWQTGMNGQAWNAIFWCNHDQPRVVSRFGDDVAYRVESAKMLATTLHGLQGTPYIYQGEEIGMPNPDFTNLSDYRDVETLNAYQEARTNGVSEEAILAAIRQKSRDNARTPMPWSDAVNGGFSTSEPWIPVSPTYDQINVEAAVADPDSVYHHYKRLIQLRKQYDVLTDGSYRLLTPDDPSLWAYERATNEEELLVVSNFYGTDTTFTLPHDGSDYTVLLHNYQQMQTEGYTLTLRPYESLMLYRKK; this is translated from the coding sequence ATGATCACGACAACCGATTGGCGCAAATCCGCCGTTTATCAAATCTATCCGAAGAGTTTTTATAGTCCGGAGGGCAAAGCGACCGGTACGTTGCGTGGGGTCACGGCCAAACTCGATTATCTGGCGGATCTTGGTGTCGATTACCTGTGGTTGACGCCGGTCTATGCCTCACCGCAAAACGATAATGGATATGATGTCAGTGACTATTACGCGATTGATCCATCCTACGGAACAATGGACGATTTCGAGATGTTACTTGCAGAAGCAAAACAACGCGGTCTGTCTGTCATGATGGATATCGTCGTCAACCATTGCTCGACGTCGCACTCTTGGTTCGAAGAAGGACGTCACCCGGACAGCCCGTATCACGACTATTTTATCTGGCGCGAGACACCGAACGACTGGGTATCGAAATTCGGCGGTCCCGCTTGGTCATTTGATGAGGTAGCTGGCAAGTATTACTTGCACCTGTTCGACAAGACGCAAGCGGATCTGAACTGGGAAAATCCACGTTTACGAGAAGATGTTTACAACATGATGCGCTTTTGGCGGGATAAAGGGGTCAGCGGCTTCCGACTCGACGTCATCAACTTAATCTCGAAGACGCCAGGGCTTCCCAATGATCCCGAGGGAGACGGACGTGCGTACTATACGGACGGACCAAACATTCATGACTACTTGCAAGAGATGAACGCAGCCGTTTTTGCCGGACACGATCTCTTGACGGTCGGTGAGATGTCGTCGACGTCGCTTGAACATTGTCTTCAATATTCTTCGCTCGAAAATCAAGAACTGAAGATGACGTTCAACTTCCATCACTTGAAGGTCGATTATCCGAACGGTGAGAAATGGACGGCTGCACCGTTTGACTTCAAGCAGTTGAAACAAATTTTCTCCGACTGGCAAACTGGCATGAACGGACAAGCCTGGAACGCAATTTTTTGGTGCAACCATGACCAACCCCGCGTCGTCAGCCGGTTTGGTGACGACGTCGCGTATCGTGTTGAGAGTGCAAAGATGCTCGCGACAACGCTTCATGGCTTGCAAGGTACACCGTATATTTACCAAGGAGAAGAGATCGGAATGCCGAATCCGGACTTCACGAATCTGTCCGACTACCGTGATGTCGAGACATTGAATGCCTATCAAGAAGCACGGACCAACGGCGTATCGGAAGAAGCAATTCTCGCTGCGATCCGTCAAAAATCACGCGATAACGCGCGGACACCGATGCCTTGGTCGGACGCCGTCAACGGTGGCTTTAGTACAAGTGAGCCATGGATCCCGGTCTCGCCGACGTACGATCAGATCAATGTCGAGGCTGCTGTCGCAGACCCTGATTCAGTCTATCATCATTACAAACGGTTGATTCAACTCCGCAAACAGTATGACGTGCTCACGGATGGTTCGTACCGTCTGTTGACACCGGACGATCCATCACTCTGGGCGTACGAACGCGCAACGAATGAAGAAGAATTACTCGTCGTCTCGAATTTCTACGGAACGGACACGACGTTCACGTTACCTCATGACGGATCGGACTATACGGTGTTGCTTCATAATTATCAGCAGATGCAGACAGAGGGGTACACTTTAACGTTACGACCTTATGAATCACTGATGCTTTATCGTAAAAAGTGA
- a CDS encoding alanine/glycine:cation symporter family protein, protein MGNSFSDWISTVSNLVWGPPLLILLVGTGIYLTIRLGFIQITKLPYALKLAFSKHQDDKSEGDISHFQALMTALAATVGTGNIVGVATAVVLGGPGAIVWMWLSGLFGMATKYAEAILAVKYRVVDENGQMAGGPMYYLERGLKQKWLGVLFAAFASIAAFGIGNGVQTNSVALAMKSTFDVPLYVTGIVLMVLTGVVILGGVKSIGKVVSLFVPFMIFFYVGSGLLILVMNYDLIPGAISTIFSSTFSSEAITGGAIGAAIRYGVARGVFSNEAGLGSAPIAAAAAKTDFPGRQALVSMTQVFLDTLVVCSITGLTLVMGGQLDTKLQGVELTTASFEVFLGPAGKYIVTIGLVMFAYSTVLGWSYYGEKSIYYLFGQKSILPYRILFVLVAGAGAMTTNLNMVWAISDVFNGLMAIPNLIGLIGLSGVVIAETRLFREQLRREEANRKVS, encoded by the coding sequence ATGGGAAATTCATTTAGTGACTGGATCAGTACGGTGTCCAATCTTGTTTGGGGACCACCGTTACTTATTCTGTTGGTCGGTACGGGGATTTACTTGACGATTCGCTTAGGATTCATTCAAATTACCAAGCTACCGTATGCGCTGAAGCTCGCGTTTTCAAAGCATCAGGACGATAAGTCGGAAGGCGACATCAGTCACTTTCAAGCATTGATGACGGCACTGGCTGCGACCGTCGGTACGGGGAATATCGTTGGTGTCGCAACCGCCGTCGTCCTCGGTGGACCGGGTGCGATCGTTTGGATGTGGTTGTCCGGTCTATTCGGGATGGCGACGAAGTATGCGGAAGCAATCCTTGCCGTCAAGTACCGTGTCGTTGATGAAAATGGACAGATGGCAGGGGGGCCAATGTATTATCTCGAGCGTGGGCTGAAGCAGAAATGGCTGGGTGTCTTGTTTGCCGCATTCGCTTCAATCGCTGCGTTCGGGATCGGGAATGGGGTCCAGACGAATTCGGTCGCCCTCGCGATGAAATCAACGTTCGATGTGCCACTTTACGTGACGGGGATCGTATTGATGGTACTGACAGGCGTCGTCATTCTTGGTGGGGTCAAATCAATCGGAAAAGTTGTCAGTTTGTTTGTTCCGTTTATGATTTTCTTCTATGTTGGAAGTGGATTACTGATTCTCGTCATGAACTATGACTTGATTCCAGGTGCGATTTCGACGATCTTCAGCAGCACGTTCTCAAGCGAAGCAATTACGGGTGGCGCGATCGGGGCGGCGATTCGTTATGGTGTCGCGCGTGGTGTCTTCTCAAATGAAGCGGGTCTTGGTTCAGCACCGATTGCAGCCGCTGCAGCGAAAACGGACTTCCCAGGACGTCAAGCGCTCGTTTCGATGACGCAGGTGTTTTTAGATACATTGGTCGTCTGTTCGATCACAGGTTTGACGCTCGTCATGGGAGGACAACTTGATACGAAGTTACAAGGTGTTGAATTGACGACAGCAAGCTTCGAGGTCTTCCTCGGTCCTGCCGGAAAATACATCGTCACGATTGGACTCGTCATGTTTGCTTATTCGACTGTTCTTGGCTGGTCGTATTATGGCGAAAAATCAATCTATTATCTATTCGGTCAAAAATCGATCCTCCCATACCGTATCCTGTTCGTCTTAGTCGCCGGAGCGGGTGCGATGACGACGAACTTGAACATGGTCTGGGCGATTTCCGATGTCTTCAATGGATTGATGGCGATTCCGAACTTAATCGGTTTGATTGGATTGTCCGGTGTCGTCATTGCTGAGACACGACTGTTCCGCGAACAGTTGAGACGAGAAGAAGCGAATCGGAAAGTTTCGTAG